A window of Candidatus Epulonipiscium sp. genomic DNA:
CATAATAGCATTGATCCATAATACACTTTTTTTATAATCATACAAATTTCCTTTAATACATCCAATTCTAAGATTATCTCCATGGGTTTTAGCAACATAAAAGAAGCAATTATTACCTTGATTGCTGCTTTTTATAATTTTATCAAATCTATTTTTGGTTAATCTCTTAGGGGAACCTATTGCATATAAGTAAAATCGAAAATCGTCATATATATTCTTTATAAAATCGAAA
This region includes:
- a CDS encoding GNAT family N-acetyltransferase encodes the protein FDFIKNIYDDFRFYLYAIGSPKRLTKNRFDKIIKSSNQGNNCFFYVAKTHGDNLRIGCIKGNLYDYKKSVLWINAIMINRKYCRRGYGLELVEEIINFYTKEHNIQWIYVSVAQNNKIGMQFWEKLGFTTNKIVYTKDSRANTYGNIIVYRKSA